A window from Scyliorhinus canicula chromosome 19, sScyCan1.1, whole genome shotgun sequence encodes these proteins:
- the sumo1 gene encoding small ubiquitin-related modifier 1 isoform X2, giving the protein MSDQEAKPSSQSGEKKDGEYIKLKVIGQDNSEIHFKVKMTTQLRKLKESYCQRQGVPPNSLRFLFEGQRITDHQTPKELGMEDEDVVEVYQEQTGGWLRA; this is encoded by the exons GAGGCAAAGCCTTCCAGCCAATCAGGAGAGAAAAAGGATGGAGAATACATTAAGTTAAAAGTTATAGGCCAG gacaACAGTGAGATCCATTTCAAAGTGAAAATGACCACACAGCTAAGAAAGCTGAAGGAGTCCTACTGCCAGCGACAG GGTGTTCCACCAAATTCACTTCGATTTTTGTTTGAGGGTCAGCGAATCACAGATCACCAAACACCTAAAGAG CTTGGCATGGAGGATGAAGATGTGGTTGAAGTTTatcaggaacagacaggaggatGGTTGAGAGCCTAA
- the sumo1 gene encoding small ubiquitin-related modifier 1 isoform X1, translating into MSPSREEAKPSSQSGEKKDGEYIKLKVIGQDNSEIHFKVKMTTQLRKLKESYCQRQGVPPNSLRFLFEGQRITDHQTPKELGMEDEDVVEVYQEQTGGWLRA; encoded by the exons GAGGCAAAGCCTTCCAGCCAATCAGGAGAGAAAAAGGATGGAGAATACATTAAGTTAAAAGTTATAGGCCAG gacaACAGTGAGATCCATTTCAAAGTGAAAATGACCACACAGCTAAGAAAGCTGAAGGAGTCCTACTGCCAGCGACAG GGTGTTCCACCAAATTCACTTCGATTTTTGTTTGAGGGTCAGCGAATCACAGATCACCAAACACCTAAAGAG CTTGGCATGGAGGATGAAGATGTGGTTGAAGTTTatcaggaacagacaggaggatGGTTGAGAGCCTAA